In the genome of Leptospira dzoumogneensis, one region contains:
- the soxR gene encoding redox-sensitive transcriptional activator SoxR has product MDKDEFLSIGQVSKRSGVASSALRFYEERGLIRSVRAGSGHRQYPRHVLRRIAFVVFAQRVGLSLDEIAAEIAKLPEDHTPNGQDWSKLSKTWSLRIEEKIAELHRLKNGLSVCIGCGCLSLLTCKLANPQDKLGRYGSGPLRWMGKPKKQN; this is encoded by the coding sequence GTGGATAAGGACGAATTTTTAAGTATCGGACAAGTTTCCAAAAGAAGCGGGGTCGCCTCGTCTGCATTACGTTTTTATGAAGAAAGAGGACTGATCCGTTCGGTTCGAGCAGGTTCAGGTCATAGACAATATCCTAGACATGTTTTGAGAAGGATTGCTTTCGTAGTATTTGCACAAAGAGTGGGACTTTCCTTGGATGAGATCGCCGCAGAGATCGCAAAATTACCGGAAGATCATACTCCCAATGGACAAGACTGGTCCAAACTTTCCAAAACCTGGAGTTTACGTATAGAGGAGAAGATCGCGGAACTTCATAGATTAAAGAACGGATTATCCGTTTGTATCGGTTGTGGCTGTCTTTCACTTCTTACTTGTAAATTAGCGAACCCACAAGATAAGCTGGGAAGATACGGAAGCGGCCCTTTACGCTGGATGGGCAAACCAAAAAAACAAAATTAA